One window of Sinorhizobium fredii NGR234 genomic DNA carries:
- the recJ gene encoding single-stranded-DNA-specific exonuclease RecJ: MNLLADPIERAFLGVERSISGQRWVSRLDQAGQNRALAISQVHGYSELIARVLAGRGVGLDDAAQFLDPTLRALMPDPDVLTDCRKAAERLAHAIRHGEKVAIFGDYDVDGAASSALMLRFLRHFDIRAEIYIPDRIFEGYGPNPQAIEQLIENGAGLIVSVDCGSTSHESLAVAAERGVDVVVIDHHQVGATLPPCHALVNPNREDDLSGQGHLCAAGVVYLVLVNTLRVLRLAGVPRAASFDLLALLDLVALATVCDVVPLKGLNRAYVVKGLIAARHMGNNGLAALLRKAAIGGPVTPYHLGFLIGPRINAGGRIGDAALGSRLLTLDDATAAEVIASQLDELNRERQAMEAAMLAEAEAEVLAEYGTGEGATVIITARENWHPGIVGLIAARIKEKFRRPAFAIAFDPNGRGTGSGRSIPGFDMGRLVRAAVDDGLLVKGGGHAMAAGLTVERAKLGRLRQFFEERAESAVRDLVAVETLKLDGALAAAGATLDLVDLLDQAGPYGSAHPQPVFAFPQHRLRDSRQVGANHIKVTLEGHDGSRVDGIAFRATETPLGDFLLGSRGSTVHVAGSVSADLWQGTRRVQLRVTDAAKAG, encoded by the coding sequence ATGAACCTATTGGCGGATCCGATAGAGCGGGCATTTCTCGGCGTCGAACGCTCGATCAGCGGTCAGCGTTGGGTCTCGCGCTTGGACCAGGCCGGGCAGAATCGGGCCTTGGCGATCAGCCAGGTGCATGGCTATTCGGAGCTCATCGCACGGGTGCTGGCAGGCCGCGGTGTCGGGCTGGACGACGCGGCTCAATTTCTCGACCCGACGCTGCGCGCGCTGATGCCCGATCCGGACGTTCTGACCGATTGCCGCAAGGCGGCGGAGCGGCTCGCCCACGCCATTCGGCACGGCGAGAAAGTCGCGATCTTCGGCGACTACGACGTCGACGGCGCAGCGTCCTCTGCACTGATGCTGCGCTTCCTGCGTCATTTCGACATCCGGGCCGAGATCTATATTCCCGACCGCATCTTCGAGGGCTACGGGCCCAATCCGCAGGCGATCGAACAGCTGATCGAGAACGGTGCCGGACTGATCGTCTCCGTCGACTGCGGTTCGACCAGCCATGAATCGCTCGCCGTCGCTGCCGAACGTGGCGTAGACGTGGTCGTCATCGATCATCACCAGGTGGGGGCGACGCTTCCGCCCTGCCATGCTCTTGTCAATCCCAATCGCGAGGATGACTTGTCGGGCCAGGGGCATCTCTGCGCTGCCGGTGTCGTCTATCTGGTGCTCGTCAACACGTTGCGGGTGCTGCGCCTGGCGGGCGTGCCGCGCGCCGCCTCATTCGATCTGCTGGCGCTGCTCGACCTGGTCGCGCTGGCAACGGTCTGCGACGTCGTCCCGCTGAAGGGGCTGAACCGTGCCTATGTGGTCAAGGGGCTGATCGCCGCACGGCATATGGGGAACAATGGGTTGGCGGCGCTTCTTCGCAAGGCGGCGATCGGCGGCCCGGTCACGCCCTATCATCTCGGCTTCCTGATCGGGCCGCGCATCAATGCGGGTGGCCGGATCGGCGATGCCGCGCTCGGTAGTCGGCTGTTGACCCTCGACGACGCCACGGCAGCCGAGGTGATCGCCAGCCAGCTCGATGAGCTCAATCGCGAGCGGCAGGCGATGGAGGCGGCGATGCTTGCCGAGGCCGAGGCGGAAGTGCTGGCGGAATACGGCACGGGCGAGGGTGCCACCGTCATAATCACCGCCAGGGAAAACTGGCACCCCGGCATCGTCGGTCTCATTGCGGCACGCATCAAGGAGAAATTCCGCCGGCCGGCCTTCGCCATCGCCTTCGATCCGAACGGCCGGGGTACGGGTTCCGGTCGATCGATCCCCGGCTTCGATATGGGTCGGCTCGTTCGCGCCGCCGTCGATGACGGCCTTCTCGTCAAGGGGGGCGGCCACGCCATGGCCGCCGGCCTGACTGTCGAGCGAGCCAAGCTCGGGCGATTGCGCCAGTTCTTCGAGGAGCGCGCCGAGAGCGCAGTGCGCGACCTCGTCGCCGTTGAGACGCTCAAGCTCGACGGCGCGCTGGCCGCGGCCGGGGCGACGCTCGACCTCGTCGACCTTCTTGACCAGGCCGGTCCCTATGGCTCGGCCCATCCGCAGCCGGTCTTCGCCTTTCCCCAGCATCGGCTGCGCGACAGCCGCCAGGTCGGCGCCAACCATATCAAGGTGACGCTCGAGGGCCACGACGGCAGTAGGGTCGACGGCATCGCCTTCCGGGCGACGGAAACGCCGCTCGGCGATTTCCTGCTCGGCAGTCGCGGCTCGACGGTCCATGTCGCCGGATCGGTTTCGGCGGATCTCTGGCAGGGTACGCGCCGGGTTCAACTGCGTGTGACGGACGCGGCGAAGGCCGGCTGA